tCCGTGAAATAAACTTACGTGTTACAGTCGAATTTACGATCTGCAGAGTATATAAATGGAAGTCCGCATTTTGCAGGAAGAGCGTCTATTTTAGGAATACGAGCATCTGGAGCAGGAACACCAGCTCTGTTTCTATTAGAACGATCCTGCACGCAACGACACAACTCAATCCTCTCTTCTCTAGTCTTGGCCGTATCACGGAATGCTTTTAAAGAGTTGCAACACTCAGCAGATGGATCCTGCTGTTCGCCCCTGTGAAATGGATCACAAAGTTGCTTTGTACGTTCTTGTAATGTTGTTCCGCAGGTAAAAGCCTCCCCTTGCTCCACCATCAGAAAAGCCGCCAAAAATGTGGCAAAAACCATCGTCAAGTACACAATCTTCGCCATTATTTTCTCAGGTATCTGTAGACTTCTTGGAATGTGCTATGTAGACAAATTGTGCAGAAACAGATTATGCAGGGAGACGCATTTATAGGCAAGTCGGAGAAGCactagaacaaaattaacaaatctAACTAACAGTTAGGACACCTGGTCTGGTAAGTTCACAGAAATGCCTAGGAACAAT
This genomic window from Daucus carota subsp. sativus chromosome 7, DH1 v3.0, whole genome shotgun sequence contains:
- the LOC135147853 gene encoding non-specific lipid-transfer protein Cw18-like, encoding MAKIVYLTMVFATFLAAFLMVEQGEAFTCGTTLQERTKQLCDPFHRGEQQDPSAECCNSLKAFRDTAKTREERIELCRCVQDRSNRNRAGVPAPDARIPKIDALPAKCGLPFIYSADRKFDCNTVN